The Haloferax volcanii DS2 DNA segment CGGCTGGGTCTCGTAGACGTGCCGACCGTAGGCGTCGCCGTGAATCGCCTGAAACGGCGCGGTCACGAGCAGGACGACGAGCGCGATTTTGAGCGTCTTCCGCCAGAAGCGCGCGTCCTCGCGGTCGTCGTCGGCGCTGATGCCGCGCTGCCAGACGTGGTACGCCGCGACGCCGGCCATGAACAGCGCGACCGACAGCACCGCGGCGTTCTGCATGTGGACGAACATCCACGGGAACCGCGGGTTGGCGTACGCCGCGATGGGGTCAACGAGCGAGACGACGAGCTGGCCGCTCTCGCGCGCGAGTTCGTACCCCCGCGGCGTCTGCATCCACGAGTTGGCGACGAGAATCCACACCGCCGAGAGCCACGTCCCGAGGCCGACCGCGACCGCTGAAACCATGTAGAGCGCGTCTGAGACCTTCTCGCGGCCGAAGACGAACACCCCGAGGAACGTCGCTTCGAGCATGAACGCCATCATCCCCTCGGTGGCCAGCGGGCCGCCGAACAGCTCGCCGGCCGCCGTCGAGAACGCCGCGAAGTTCGTCCCGAACTCGAATTCGAGGACGATGCCGGTCACGGTGCCGACGACGAACGAGACGGCGAAAATCTTGGTCCAAAATCGCCTGAGCTGTTCGTACACCGGGTCGTCGGTGCGGATGTCCTTCCACGTGAAGTAGATGAGGAAGGGCGCGAGGCCCATGCTCATCACGGGGAAGATGATGTGGACGATGGTCGTGAGCGCGAACTGCAGCCGACTGGCGATGACTGGGTCGAGCATGGTTGGGGTGCGGGGTCGCTGACGACGGGGCGAACCGGGGCGCGGGGGATGGGGCTTCCCTCTTAAACGCCTTCGTATTGGGGGAGGGTCAATCCCTGCATGCTTCCCACGAAGTGAAAATCATCGTAGACGGTGTCTCCCGCCCGAATTCGACATAATCGACCGGGTAAAAAAAGGCGGGCGTTCGTCGGAACTCGACGGGCCAGAAACGCGCTCACACGCTCGCAACGCGCCCGTCTCGGGCGGATTCCGGTCGCCAACGCACCGACGCGCCGCCTCAACCGCCCCGACCGCCCGACCGTCCCGACCGACAAGCATACGCCGGAACCGTTCGGATGTAGCACATGACCCTCCTGTGGCAGGCTGTCCACGTCGGAATCTCGGTTCTCGGCGTCGCGTACCTCGCTTTCCCCGCGCGAATCCACACGTTCGGGTTCGAGTTCCTCCGGCGCTCGCCCTCGGAGGAGTCCGGAGCGTCCGACGCTCCCGTCTGGCTCTATCGGGGCATCGGGGCGCTCCTCGTGTTCATCGGGGCTACCGGCCTCGTCTGAGCGCCGGTTTCGAATACGGGGCCCGGCCGCTCCTGTCGACGCGGTCAGTCGAGGACTTCCACGTCGTAGCCCGCGTCGCGGAGCTCTTCGAGGAGCGACTCGACGTGGTCGGGACCGCGCATTTCGAGGTCGATTTCGACCTCGGTCGCGTTCAGCGCGATTTTCCGAGAGGTGCGGTCGTGCCTGACGGCGTAGATGTTCGCCTTCTCCGCGGCGATGATTTCGATGAGCTGTTCGAGCGAGCCGGGGCGGTCCTTCAGTTCGGTCCGAATCTTGAGGTACCGGCCCGTCTCGACGAGGCCGCGCATCACCACTGTCGTCAGCGTGTTCATGTCGATGTTGCCGCCGCACAGCGCGGGGACGACGACCTCGCCCTCCTCGTAGTCGAACTTCTGGAAGACGAGCGCCGCGAGCGCGACGGCCCCCGCGCCCTCGACCAGCGTCTTCGAGCGTTCGAGCAGGTAGGTCAGCGCCACGGCGATTTCCTCGTCGGAGACGGTGACGACCTCGTCCACGCGCTCGCGGATGACCTCGAAGGGTTTGTCGCCGATTCTGCGGACGGCGATGCCGTCGGCGATGGTGTCCACCTCGTCGATGGTCTGAATCGACCCCTTGTTCAGCGAGTCCGCGGCGCTGGAGGCCTGTTCGGCCTGCACGCCGATGACGCGGGCGTCGGGGTACTGTTCTTTGATGGCCGTCGAGATGCCGGAGATGAGGCCGCCGCCGCCGATGGGGACGACCACGGTGTCGAGGTCGGGGCAGTCCTCCGCGATTTCGAGGCCGATGGTCCCCTGTCCGGCCATGACGTACTCGTCGTCGAAGGCGTGGACGTAGGTCCGGCCCTCGGACTCCTCGATTTCGTGGGCCTTGGTCTGCGCCTCGTCGTAGTCGTTGCCGTAGAGCACCACGTCGCCGCCGTAGCGCTCGGTCGCTTTCACCTTGGAAATCGGCGCGTACTCCGGCATGACGATTTTCGAGTTCACGCCCGCTCGCGACGCCGCGAGCGCGACGCCCTGCGCGTGGTTGCCGGCGCTCGCGGTCACGACGCCGGCGGCTTTCTCCTCGTCGGAGAGCGTCGTGATGCGGTTCGTCGCGCCGCGAATCTTGAACGACCCCGTGCGCTGGGAGTTTTCGAGTTTCAGGTACACCTCGGCACCCGTCATCTCCGAGAAGGTGTGGGAGTACTCCAGCGGTGTCCGTCGGGCGACCGCTTCGACGCGCTCGCGGGCGGCGCGTACGTCGTCAAGCGTGAGCATGGTCGGAAATCACCCGTGTCCGCGTTTAATCGTTCGGGAATGTATCGGTATCAGGGGCGTGATGTCAACCCTCATAGTCGTCAGTTGAGGACTCCGTTTCGCACCCGCCGACGGACGCCGTCGCGGTCGCTCGCCGGTCGGTGAAAGGGAAAGGGGGAATGCACGCGTGTGACGTGCAACTGTCTTTCTGGTCCCCGCACATATAAACGTCCCCCACCCGGAGTGAAAGTAAAACCGGGGGACCGCGGCGACCAGCCGATCGCGTCTGACGCTCGGCATTCGTGCGTCGCATCGAGCGCGGTCGGCCGGTCGCCGCTTCCGGTACCGTCAACTGCACGAGGTCCGTGGCCTCGGCATGAACCTCGGTCGCCTCCGGCGGGTCTGGAAGCGCATCTTCTCGCTCGCGTGGCCGGTGATGGCCGAGCAGACCGCCCAGACGGCGATGCGGACCGTCGACGTGGCCGTCACCGCGGCGCTCTCTCCCGCCGCGGTCGTCGCTATCGGCCTCGCCGACCTCTACGCCCGGTTCCCGCTCCGCATCGGTCTCGGCCTCGGCGGCGGCGCGATTGCGCTCTCCAGTCAGGACACGGGCAGCGGCGCGGACGCCAACCGGAGCGAGGCCATCTCGACGGCGCTCCTCCTCGCGTTCCTCGCGGGGATTCCGTTCCTGATTTTCGGCTTCACGCTCGGCGGCGCGGCCATCGACGCGTTCCCGGCGAGCGAGCGGGCCGTCGCCCTCGGCACGACGTATCTCGCGGTCATCTTCGCCACCTCGCCCGCGCGGTTGGTCTCGCTCGTCGGCTCGCGGTCGCTGCAAGGCGTCGGCGACACGCGGACGCCGATGCTGGTCAACGTCTTCGCCAACGTCGTCAACATCGGGCTGTCGGTCGGTCTCGGCTTCGGCCTCGTCGGCCTGCCGGCGCTCGGCGTGCTGGGCGTGGGGCTCGCCACTTCGACCGCAAACGTCCTCTCGGCGGGACTGCTTCTGGTCGCGCTCGCCCGCCCCGCGTCACCGACCTCGCTGGTCCGCCCCCGCGACCGGACGGTCGCCGGCCAACTCGTCCGTATCGCCACCCCGCGGGTCGGCGAGGGTATCGCCGCCGAACTCGCAGAGTTCCCGTTCAACGCCCTGCTCCTCGGCTTCGGTGACGCCGTCAACGCCGGCTTCCAAATCGGCCGCCGGGTCTACCAGCAGGTCGCAAGCCCGCTGGCGCGCGGCTACAACGTCGCCGCCAGCGTCCTCGTCGGGCAGGCGCTCGGCGCGGGCGACAGCGAAACCGCGCGGTATCAGGGCGGCGCGGTGGCGCTGCTTTCGGTCGTCACGGTCGGCGGCATCGGGCTCCTGCTCGCGGCGTTCACCGAACCCATCGTCGGCCTCGTCGGCTCCGGCGGCGGCACGGACCTCGACTGGGCCGTGAAGTTCGCCGTCGCCTACGGTCTCGCCGCACCGGGGCTGGCGCTGTTCGTCGGCCTCTCCGGGTCGTTGCAGGGCGCGGGCGCGACGCGGATTCCCTTCGTCGCCCGGCTGACCGGGGTGTTCGGCTTCTTCGTCGGCCTGTCGTACCTGCTCGTCGAGGGGTTCGGCTACGGCCCGCTCGGCGCGCGAATCGGCATCGTCCTGTCGTTCACGTGGATGGGGCTGTTCGCGCTCGTCGCGTTCTCCTACGCCGACTGGGCGGGCCACGCCGACTCGCTCATGGTCGAACGCGGGAGCGTCGGCGTCGACGACGTGGGCGAAGACGACTGAGGGCGGCGCGTGCGGCGGACGGCGAACGCGAGAGCGGGAGGCGGAGGGTGAAGGGAACGACGCGTCGCTCCGGGGGCAGCAGACGGAAAACAGTCGCGTGCGGTTCGTCGCCTATCGCTCGTCGACCGGCGTGAAGTCGAGGTCTTTCTCGCCGGTGTAGCGGGCGCGGGGGCGGATGAGGCGGTTGTCCTCGTACTGTTCGAGGACGTGCGCAATCCAGCCGCCGGCGCGCGAGACGGCGAAGATGGGAGTGTAGAGGTCGATGGGGATGCCCATCTGGTAGTACGTCGACGCGGAGTAGAAGTCCACGTTCGGCGCGAGGCCCTTCTCCTCGCCGATGTACTCCTCGATGGCGACCGACATCTCGTACCACTTCATGTCGCCGGCGGCCTCGCCGAGCGCCTCGGACTTCGCGCCGAGAATCTTCGCGCGGGGGTCCTTGACGTTGTAGACGCGGTGGCCGAACCCCGCGACGCGCTCGCCGCGGTCGAGGGCGTCTTTGACCCACTCGGTCGGGTCCATGTCGCTGTCGTCGACGTCCTTCAGCATCCGCATGACGTTCGCGTTCGCGCCGCCGTGGAGCGACCCCGAGAGCGTGCCGATTGCGGACGTGACTGCGCTGTAGAGGTCAGAGAGCGTCGAGGACGTGACCATCGCGGAGAAGGTCGAGGCGTTCAGTCCGTGGTCGGCGTGGAGCACGAGCGCCATG contains these protein-coding regions:
- the citZ gene encoding citrate synthase, whose translation is MSGELKRGLEGVLVAESKLSFIDGDAGQLVYCGYDIEDLARDASYEEVLYLLWHGALPTGEELDAFSDELAAHRDLDDGVLDVARELAEQDESPMAALRTLVSAMSAYDESADFEDVTDREVNLEKAKRITAKMPSVLAAYARFRRGDDYVEPDESLNHAANFLYMLNGEEPNEVLAETFDMALVLHADHGLNASTFSAMVTSSTLSDLYSAVTSAIGTLSGSLHGGANANVMRMLKDVDDSDMDPTEWVKDALDRGERVAGFGHRVYNVKDPRAKILGAKSEALGEAAGDMKWYEMSVAIEEYIGEEKGLAPNVDFYSASTYYQMGIPIDLYTPIFAVSRAGGWIAHVLEQYEDNRLIRPRARYTGEKDLDFTPVDER
- a CDS encoding cytochrome ubiquinol oxidase subunit I: MLDPVIASRLQFALTTIVHIIFPVMSMGLAPFLIYFTWKDIRTDDPVYEQLRRFWTKIFAVSFVVGTVTGIVLEFEFGTNFAAFSTAAGELFGGPLATEGMMAFMLEATFLGVFVFGREKVSDALYMVSAVAVGLGTWLSAVWILVANSWMQTPRGYELARESGQLVVSLVDPIAAYANPRFPWMFVHMQNAAVLSVALFMAGVAAYHVWQRGISADDDREDARFWRKTLKIALVVLLVTAPFQAIHGDAYGRHVYETQPQKFAAMEAVWETDSYVPEYIFAIPTSLDGITDPRAKELFGIGIPGGASWLASGGDPQAEITGLNEFDTEAPPVAIVFWSFRLMVAAGFWFILLAFWAGYRWWADELYEDDLLHKAFVGSSLLGIFAVEVGWIVTEVGRQPWVIQGVLRTSEGVSPGLTSFEATLTLVGFAVVYTGLLALYTYVIRRIIREGPPSVDETEAGAEAAAPAGVTGDD
- a CDS encoding MATE family efflux transporter, with product MNLGRLRRVWKRIFSLAWPVMAEQTAQTAMRTVDVAVTAALSPAAVVAIGLADLYARFPLRIGLGLGGGAIALSSQDTGSGADANRSEAISTALLLAFLAGIPFLIFGFTLGGAAIDAFPASERAVALGTTYLAVIFATSPARLVSLVGSRSLQGVGDTRTPMLVNVFANVVNIGLSVGLGFGLVGLPALGVLGVGLATSTANVLSAGLLLVALARPASPTSLVRPRDRTVAGQLVRIATPRVGEGIAAELAEFPFNALLLGFGDAVNAGFQIGRRVYQQVASPLARGYNVAASVLVGQALGAGDSETARYQGGAVALLSVVTVGGIGLLLAAFTEPIVGLVGSGGGTDLDWAVKFAVAYGLAAPGLALFVGLSGSLQGAGATRIPFVARLTGVFGFFVGLSYLLVEGFGYGPLGARIGIVLSFTWMGLFALVAFSYADWAGHADSLMVERGSVGVDDVGEDD
- the ilvA gene encoding threonine ammonia-lyase produces the protein MLTLDDVRAARERVEAVARRTPLEYSHTFSEMTGAEVYLKLENSQRTGSFKIRGATNRITTLSDEEKAAGVVTASAGNHAQGVALAASRAGVNSKIVMPEYAPISKVKATERYGGDVVLYGNDYDEAQTKAHEIEESEGRTYVHAFDDEYVMAGQGTIGLEIAEDCPDLDTVVVPIGGGGLISGISTAIKEQYPDARVIGVQAEQASSAADSLNKGSIQTIDEVDTIADGIAVRRIGDKPFEVIRERVDEVVTVSDEEIAVALTYLLERSKTLVEGAGAVALAALVFQKFDYEEGEVVVPALCGGNIDMNTLTTVVMRGLVETGRYLKIRTELKDRPGSLEQLIEIIAAEKANIYAVRHDRTSRKIALNATEVEIDLEMRGPDHVESLLEELRDAGYDVEVLD